One genomic segment of Culturomica massiliensis includes these proteins:
- a CDS encoding response regulator, whose amino-acid sequence MDTKPRILIVDDKPEIAKVIKIQMSAEYDIVYFPNPIKALVWMHEGHIPDLIISDVYMPEMNGNQFIQHLKSSSMFSSIPIIVLSSMENSGDRIKLLENGAEDFILKPFNPQELKIRVRNTLRKR is encoded by the coding sequence ATGGACACAAAGCCCCGGATACTCATTGTCGATGATAAGCCCGAAATTGCCAAAGTCATTAAAATACAGATGTCAGCGGAGTATGATATCGTTTATTTCCCGAATCCGATAAAGGCATTGGTATGGATGCACGAAGGCCATATCCCCGATCTGATCATATCGGATGTTTATATGCCCGAGATGAACGGAAATCAATTCATACAACATCTGAAAAGCAGTTCCATGTTTTCGTCTATACCTATTATCGTTTTGTCCAGTATGGAAAATAGCGGAGACCGGATTAAATTGCTGGAAAACGGTGCCGAAGATTTTATTCTGAAACCTTTTAATCCCCAAGAATTAAAAATCAGAGTCCGGAATACACTAAGAAAACGATAA